AATTCCCCGCCATATCATACAATCCGTACGCTCCGGGAGGGCGCGATCCTACATCCAGGGTAGGCATAAGCTGGGGTTTCTCTGTTTTTGTTGTTGCACATCCTTTTTTAGTGTCAACCTCAATCACTGCTTTCTCACAACTGGCAGGTTCATTTCCCCATGGATAAAGATTTCCGTTTGTTCCCCTTGCCGCCTTTTCCCATTCCGATTCCGTAGGCAATCGTTTACCCGCCCAACTGCAAAACTCTTTCGCGGTATACCAACTAACACCTAAAACGGGTTGTCTTTTACCCAAGTAAGGAGCTCCGTATCTCGGACCGATGTAATCACATTTCCCTTCGGTAAGACAGTCGGAACAATATCCTGCATTCAAACAGGCTTCAAAATCCTCATTTGTGACCTCGTAAGAATCGATATAAAAATCGCTGATGTATATGACCGACTCCGGTTTTTCATTCGCTGAAAATACATTGCTACCGCGCACGAATTCTCCTCCGGGGATGCACTGCATGCCGGTGAGTGCTTTGCCGTCACAAGGGAGTTGTCTCCTAACCTCTGTTTTACAATCAGTAAAAAGAAAGCTTGCCTGTATGAATAAAAAAATCTTTAGTGAATCGGAAAATAAAAAAGATAACAAACGAATGAAACTTATCTTTAAAAACGGAAAATCCTCTTTAATATGCAATGCCTTCATCTTATCGTTGTTTTTTTGCTTTCAATGCGGAAGTTTTTCAAGAAAAACGATCCCTCAAATTCCTTTAGGTGACGGATCGCATTGGGTTCTCGCTTCTTTTCCTGAATCAAAATTAACCGAGTTCCGGAATTTAACAAACAATAAAATACAAATCCGATATCGGGAAAAAGGACTAAGTTATGTTTTAATCCCGAAAAAAGATTGGGACTTATCCTATAAGAACATAGAATGGATACGATCTGAGAAACAGAATTTGGGTTTCAAATATTTTGCGGGAAATTACCAAAACCAAACAAACAAAGAGTTATTTCAACTAACAGATACCAAACTAGGATACAAAGACAACAACCTCAACGAATACTATTTGCATTCCATTGCAAAACGATACCCCCATCTCGCAGAACTTCACTCCATAGGCAGATCCAAAGAAAACAGATCCATATTGGCTTTATCTCTTTCCAACAATCGAACCACAAACACGGGAAAAATTCCGATTCTATTTCATTGTTCCATACATGCAAACGAAGTGATTGCAACGGAACATTGTTACGATATCATATATTCGATTTTAAATTCGGAAACATCGGTAAAAAAATATCTGGATGTCTTTCGGATTTGGGTCATTCCCATACTCAATCCGGATGGTTCGGAAATTTTTTGGCAATCCTCGCATTTGACGGGAAGAAAAAACCCCGATGTGGATTTGAATCGGAACTTTCCCTTTCAATGGGGAAAGTCCGGCGGAAAGTATTCTTCCAAAAACAGGGAGAGTCCTTATTATATCGGAATGGCCGAAGGTTCGGAGCTTGAAACGAAAGCGCTGATCGCACTTGCCAACAAACAAAGATTTGCCGCCTCCATTAGTTACCATGCGTATGCAAATAGTTTATTAATTCCCTACTCTATCGAATCTCTTATCAATCCGGAACCGGACATTGCTTCCTCCATCGGAAAAAATATGACGGCCGGGATTCGAAGTTTTCATCCTGAAAAGGAATTCGTCGCCAAAAAGAATCTATACCCTGTTGACGGGGTTGATCAGGATTATCTTTTTTTTCAACATGGAACGCTTGCTTATGTAATGGAGTCTTCCCATTTGAACCCGGAATATCATCTAACAAGGACTATAATGGATTCGTTTCGCCCGGTATGGACCGGTCTTTTGGATCAGCTCTTGGATCGCAAAAAAATCATTTTAAAAATTTCGGATGAAAAAGATTCTCCTACAGAAGCGGAAATATCTTCGGATTCAATCCAGTTTTTTCAGGGAGAAAAAAGAAAAAGTCATCCTGAGACGGGGATCTTCTTCCAAATCTGGGATGAAAACATAATACCGAATATACGAATCGAAAAAAAAGGTTATGATACGATCGTATTTCCGGCAAACCCGAAACAGACTTTCCAGCCCGAAACGATTCGTTTGGAAAAATCAAAAGACCTGGTAGAAGCAACAAATTCGGAAAAATAAAAAAATTTGCCCGAAGGCTCATACTATTTTTTGTTTCAAAATTTCCTTGCTCCTATTCCAAAGCAGATCCAATTCTTCCAAAGATTTTCCCTTCATCATTTCTTTCTTTTGAGAAAGCAAATCCTCCATCAGTCGGAATCTTTTTTCGAATTTTTCATTTGCTTTGCGTAGTGTGGTCTCAGGGTCTAAAGAAAGTTTTCTGGAAAGATTCACCAAAAGAAAAAACAAATCTCCCACTTCTTCCTCAATATTTTCCGAATAAGGTATTTTTTTCAAACCGGAATCGGCATTTTGCCCGATAGCTTCTTGCAACTCCCCTATCTCTTCTTTAAACTTTTCAAAAACACCGGAAACATTTTCCCAATCAAACCCTTGTTTTGCGACCTTGGATTGGATTTTTTCCGATCTCTGAATGGAAG
The nucleotide sequence above comes from Leptospira kobayashii. Encoded proteins:
- a CDS encoding formylglycine-generating enzyme family protein codes for the protein MKALHIKEDFPFLKISFIRLLSFLFSDSLKIFLFIQASFLFTDCKTEVRRQLPCDGKALTGMQCIPGGEFVRGSNVFSANEKPESVIYISDFYIDSYEVTNEDFEACLNAGYCSDCLTEGKCDYIGPRYGAPYLGKRQPVLGVSWYTAKEFCSWAGKRLPTESEWEKAARGTNGNLYPWGNEPASCEKAVIEVDTKKGCATTKTEKPQLMPTLDVGSRPPGAYGLYDMAGNSWEWVSDWYSVSYDKCGKDCFGKDPKGPCNGEEVCSGSNMKIVRGGSWWWPGEMARGSYRRAHVPENFPEYHHFGFRCAKTF
- a CDS encoding M14 family zinc carboxypeptidase, which translates into the protein MNKKIFSESENKKDNKRMKLIFKNGKSSLICNAFILSLFFCFQCGSFSRKTIPQIPLGDGSHWVLASFPESKLTEFRNLTNNKIQIRYREKGLSYVLIPKKDWDLSYKNIEWIRSEKQNLGFKYFAGNYQNQTNKELFQLTDTKLGYKDNNLNEYYLHSIAKRYPHLAELHSIGRSKENRSILALSLSNNRTTNTGKIPILFHCSIHANEVIATEHCYDIIYSILNSETSVKKYLDVFRIWVIPILNPDGSEIFWQSSHLTGRKNPDVDLNRNFPFQWGKSGGKYSSKNRESPYYIGMAEGSELETKALIALANKQRFAASISYHAYANSLLIPYSIESLINPEPDIASSIGKNMTAGIRSFHPEKEFVAKKNLYPVDGVDQDYLFFQHGTLAYVMESSHLNPEYHLTRTIMDSFRPVWTGLLDQLLDRKKIILKISDEKDSPTEAEISSDSIQFFQGEKRKSHPETGIFFQIWDENIIPNIRIEKKGYDTIVFPANPKQTFQPETIRLEKSKDLVEATNSEK